A genomic stretch from Clostridiales bacterium includes:
- a CDS encoding DUF1854 domain-containing protein, which translates to MEEQSIVDEAKGAGEIRFLKAKDTAFTRTPGGFLALKISNGESYPRVNLFRSFPFSHPKEYISVRDEEDKEIGIIRNIEDFPDDAVKLFEEEFKRRYFAPVIKKINSVKDEFGYSYWDVDTDAGICRFTVQGRYNVISLGNGRVIISDVDGNRFEIPNYRLLDEKSIKRLEIYL; encoded by the coding sequence ATGGAGGAGCAATCCATTGTCGATGAAGCAAAAGGAGCAGGCGAAATAAGATTTTTAAAAGCAAAGGATACGGCATTTACGAGGACGCCTGGCGGTTTTTTGGCTCTTAAAATAAGTAATGGCGAAAGTTATCCACGTGTTAATCTTTTCAGATCCTTCCCCTTTAGCCATCCTAAAGAATATATTTCGGTGAGGGATGAAGAAGATAAAGAGATAGGGATAATAAGGAACATAGAAGATTTTCCCGATGACGCTGTAAAACTGTTTGAGGAAGAGTTTAAGAGGAGATATTTCGCTCCTGTGATTAAGAAAATCAATTCTGTTAAGGATGAGTTTGGATATTCATACTGGGATGTGGATACGGATGCGGGAATATGCCGTTTTACAGTTCAAGGAAGGTATAATGTAATATCCTTAGGAAACGGCAGGGTAATCATCTCCGATGTCGACGGCAATCGCTTTGAGATACCAAACTACAGGCTGCTCGATGAAAAAAGCATAAAGAGGCTTGAGATATACCTGTAA
- a CDS encoding ABC transporter transmembrane domain-containing protein, translated as MEYPDKIPEYIRNVFRRHGINIEDIIISANADISIDEEYCDIWIVLDDKKLAMLKGKDKKEKIKLFSGFKLKKNENMNKHEWVEQSFEIFPLEDIESLKAENMVSTGVLTAKIHGEDKELCMFNRGNAKKIATFVKLFGKIKKDQKLNEEDLREDDDRAYCPKCGMLYPDPKRKICPRCMDKRSIFLRVLSFVPKYKKKISFIVLCMFFNVGLNLLSPYIGGSVLFDQVLIKGGRHYGQVGLIVLVIVISKAFAQIAGIFQGRVNSTLSAEVIFDLKTQVFDAMQHLSLSFYSKKETGNLMTRINGDAENLQSFFHDGFPYFIVNGTMIIGISIIMVTMNPKLALLVLIPAPVVVYYLKKMFPVLWRMYHKRYISNSKLNSHINDSLKGFRVVKAFGKESAEVNKFNKINQGVFSVDLGLGNLTNALFPFMWFIMGIGSLLVWGVGGYQVVKGELTFGTLVSFIGYIGMIYGPLQFMTQIVDWWSNCMNSAQRIFEIIDSVPDVANSPYAKRMPNIKGGLEFKNVSFSYEPNKPVLNNISFKVNPGEMLGIVGHSGAGKSTIANLIDRLYDADEGGVYIDGVNIKDIDLKDLRGQIGMVSQESFLFMGSIAENIAYAKPDATMDEIVYAARAANAHDFIMEFPDGYDTVIGKAGRDLSGGEKQRISIARAILHNPRILILDEATASVDTETEGKIQESLERLVEGRTTISIAHRLSTLRNADKLVVVENGKIIESGTHIELINKKGTYYKMVQKQSEALKLRGVGD; from the coding sequence ATGGAATACCCTGACAAAATACCCGAATATATAAGGAACGTTTTTAGAAGGCATGGAATAAATATCGAAGACATAATTATTTCCGCCAATGCTGATATTTCCATCGATGAAGAATACTGCGATATATGGATTGTACTCGATGACAAAAAATTGGCGATGCTTAAAGGAAAAGATAAAAAAGAGAAGATAAAACTTTTTTCGGGATTTAAACTGAAAAAGAATGAAAACATGAATAAGCATGAGTGGGTGGAGCAGAGTTTTGAAATATTTCCGTTAGAAGATATAGAAAGCCTGAAAGCCGAAAACATGGTTTCAACCGGAGTGCTTACGGCAAAAATTCATGGTGAAGATAAGGAACTTTGCATGTTCAACAGAGGAAATGCCAAAAAGATTGCGACATTTGTGAAGCTGTTTGGAAAAATAAAAAAGGATCAAAAGCTTAACGAGGAGGATCTCAGGGAAGACGATGATAGGGCATACTGTCCTAAATGCGGGATGCTTTACCCCGACCCAAAAAGAAAGATATGCCCAAGGTGTATGGACAAGAGGTCCATCTTCTTAAGAGTGCTTTCTTTTGTACCGAAATATAAAAAAAAGATATCGTTTATAGTTCTATGCATGTTTTTTAATGTCGGGCTCAATCTTTTAAGCCCTTATATAGGAGGAAGCGTTCTGTTCGATCAGGTGCTTATAAAGGGCGGGAGGCATTACGGACAGGTAGGGCTTATTGTACTTGTAATTGTAATATCAAAAGCATTCGCCCAGATCGCTGGAATATTCCAGGGGCGTGTCAACTCCACTCTAAGCGCCGAAGTCATTTTTGATCTTAAGACGCAAGTTTTCGATGCAATGCAGCACCTGTCATTGAGCTTTTATAGCAAAAAAGAGACCGGCAACCTTATGACAAGAATAAATGGCGATGCCGAAAATCTACAGTCTTTCTTCCACGATGGGTTCCCGTATTTTATCGTAAATGGGACCATGATCATCGGCATAAGTATAATAATGGTAACTATGAATCCTAAGCTTGCGCTGCTTGTGCTAATACCGGCGCCGGTTGTCGTTTATTACCTTAAAAAGATGTTCCCGGTATTATGGAGAATGTACCATAAAAGGTATATAAGCAACAGCAAGCTTAATTCCCACATAAATGATTCGCTCAAGGGCTTTAGAGTGGTTAAGGCCTTTGGAAAGGAATCTGCTGAAGTAAATAAGTTCAATAAGATAAACCAGGGAGTGTTTTCTGTGGATTTAGGCCTTGGAAACCTTACAAACGCATTGTTCCCGTTCATGTGGTTCATTATGGGAATAGGTTCGCTGCTGGTTTGGGGGGTCGGAGGATATCAGGTTGTAAAGGGTGAGCTGACATTTGGCACTCTTGTATCCTTTATAGGCTATATAGGCATGATTTACGGGCCCCTTCAGTTTATGACGCAGATTGTGGATTGGTGGTCCAATTGTATGAATTCTGCACAGAGGATATTTGAAATAATAGATTCCGTACCCGATGTGGCAAATTCTCCTTATGCAAAGAGGATGCCTAATATAAAGGGCGGTTTGGAGTTTAAAAACGTTTCATTCAGCTATGAGCCCAACAAGCCCGTGCTTAATAATATAAGTTTTAAGGTAAATCCGGGAGAGATGCTTGGCATAGTCGGGCATTCCGGCGCAGGGAAATCTACAATTGCCAACTTGATCGACAGATTGTATGATGCCGATGAGGGCGGCGTATATATAGATGGGGTGAATATAAAAGACATCGATTTAAAGGATTTAAGGGGACAAATAGGAATGGTTTCGCAGGAGAGTTTTTTGTTTATGGGAAGTATAGCCGAAAATATAGCGTACGCAAAACCCGATGCAACCATGGACGAAATAGTATATGCCGCAAGGGCTGCCAATGCCCATGATTTCATAATGGAATTTCCAGATGGATATGATACCGTAATAGGAAAAGCCGGAAGGGATCTTTCAGGGGGCGAAAAACAGAGAATATCCATAGCAAGGGCAATACTTCATAACCCCAGGATACTTATACTGGATGAGGCAACAGCTTCCGTGGATACGGAAACCGAAGGGAAAATACAGGAATCCCTTGAAAGACTTGTTGAGGGAAGGACGACAATATCCATAGCGCACAGGCTTTCCACCCTTAGAAATGCAGACAAGCTTGTTGTCGTTGAGAATGGGAAAATAATTGAATCGGGTACTCATATTGAGCTTATAAATAAAAAAGGCACTTATTACAAAATGGTGCAAAAACAGAGCGAGGCTTTAAAACTAAGGGGGGTTGGTGATTGA
- a CDS encoding ABC transporter permease subunit codes for MKAKINKNRQNAYNAIRPFIYQSPALISIFLLSIMPIGITFYYAFTNYNLNHLYDYKFVGFDNFVQIISGPFKSIFLPVLSWTIIFATVSTFGCFIIGLLIALLLNNPNMKEATIYKGILIIPWAIPGTIATLTWQGLLNENYGGINLVLQKLHIISKAIPWFTDPTWARIGILTANIWLGFPYMMNICIGTLSQIPDNFYEAADIEGANWWQKFINITLPSIASTSYPLLISSFAFNFNNFGAAWLIMEGLPAKVGSQYAGYTDILISSTYKLAMQYNMYNIGSALSILIFIIIGSLSFVNLKLSGAFKEVE; via the coding sequence ATGAAAGCTAAAATAAATAAAAACAGGCAAAATGCCTATAATGCGATAAGACCATTTATATATCAGTCACCTGCTTTGATATCAATTTTTTTATTAAGTATTATGCCTATTGGAATTACATTTTATTACGCATTTACAAATTATAATTTAAACCATCTTTACGATTACAAGTTTGTGGGCTTTGATAATTTTGTACAGATTATAAGCGGACCTTTTAAGAGTATATTTTTACCGGTTTTAAGTTGGACTATTATATTTGCAACTGTATCCACATTTGGATGCTTTATAATTGGGCTTCTTATAGCTTTGCTTTTAAACAATCCTAATATGAAAGAGGCTACTATATATAAAGGAATTTTAATTATCCCTTGGGCAATTCCAGGAACTATCGCTACATTGACATGGCAAGGTTTATTAAACGAAAACTATGGAGGAATTAACCTTGTTTTGCAGAAGCTTCATATTATTTCTAAGGCTATTCCGTGGTTTACAGATCCAACATGGGCAAGGATAGGTATATTGACGGCAAATATATGGCTGGGATTCCCGTATATGATGAATATATGTATTGGTACGCTTTCACAGATACCGGACAATTTTTATGAAGCTGCTGATATTGAAGGCGCAAATTGGTGGCAGAAATTTATTAATATAACATTGCCTTCGATTGCAAGTACTTCATACCCTCTTTTGATTTCATCATTTGCTTTTAATTTTAATAACTTCGGGGCCGCATGGTTGATAATGGAAGGTCTTCCTGCAAAAGTAGGATCACAGTATGCTGGCTACACCGATATATTGATTTCTTCAACATATAAACTTGCAATGCAATATAATATGTACAATATCGGTTCAGCGTTATCCATATTGATATTTATTATTATCGGTTCTTTGAGTTTTGTTAACTTGAAGCTTTCAGGTGCATTTAAGGAGGTAGAATGA
- a CDS encoding ABC transporter ATP-binding protein: MRLLFELPQTEKRAINEKLKGEPILYCTPYDIGGDGNLTEGWIVITRNKLFNIHDGEIILNVNIKEAKNYKSYVMVGNGILEADINGETMIIARYSMKHVPRYAYIARILNLLAEGKKINIKSDEDENICPKCGRALKKGSKVCRHCLNKAAVLKRLMGMAKPHWKLLAIAVALFWVLTGISLVTPYVHRLFIDNCLLPKSTKVKPGLSSILFYVGLITLLQILNTLVTYVRGKVMVNVGSNLSAELRNMVYKKIQSLSLDYLSKRKTGDLMNRVTKDTERIKGFIQNQAVFGINQILILIGICIILFATNWKLALMIILPMPVVILFIRITWKKVHSMLHKQWRSMDKANSLLQDILSGIRIVKSFGQEEKEIERFKSASRDFADCSGGNEKYFNTIFPAINYVMGAGQFFVMYYGGKLVLKHEMQIGELVQFTQYVGMLYGSLNFMSFLPRMFADAMTAVERIFEIIDAEPDIKDSKDAKHKDIKGEIILKNVTFGYHSYEPVLENINMDVTPGEMIGLVGHSGAGKSTLINLIMRLYDVDDGEILIDGVDIKDISQKDLRSQIGVVLQENFLFTGTILENIRYSKPNASLEEIITAAKIANAHDFIIRFPDGYDTMVGENGHNLSGGERQRISIARAILNNPKILILDEATASLDIEAEQQIQEALGRLVKDRTTFAIAHRLSTLKNANRLLVIDRGKQAEMGTHDELIRKKGIYYRLVMAQRQMTRVRK, encoded by the coding sequence ATGAGATTATTATTTGAACTTCCGCAAACAGAAAAGCGCGCAATAAATGAGAAGCTTAAAGGCGAGCCCATATTATACTGTACTCCTTATGATATAGGAGGAGACGGCAACCTGACGGAAGGATGGATTGTAATAACGAGGAATAAGCTTTTCAACATTCATGACGGCGAAATAATTTTGAATGTTAATATTAAGGAAGCAAAAAACTATAAATCGTATGTCATGGTGGGCAATGGCATACTGGAAGCCGATATAAATGGAGAGACGATGATAATAGCACGATATAGCATGAAGCATGTACCAAGATATGCATATATCGCAAGGATATTGAACTTGCTTGCAGAAGGTAAAAAGATAAACATAAAAAGCGATGAAGACGAGAATATCTGTCCAAAGTGCGGGAGAGCTCTTAAAAAGGGTTCAAAGGTATGCAGGCACTGTTTGAACAAAGCGGCGGTTTTAAAAAGGCTTATGGGGATGGCAAAACCTCACTGGAAACTTTTGGCCATAGCTGTTGCTCTATTCTGGGTTCTTACGGGAATATCCCTTGTTACCCCGTATGTACACAGGTTATTTATTGACAATTGTCTGCTTCCTAAAAGTACCAAGGTAAAGCCGGGTTTGTCGTCGATCTTATTCTATGTAGGACTTATCACATTATTGCAAATATTGAACACTCTCGTAACTTATGTCAGGGGCAAGGTTATGGTAAATGTGGGCAGCAACCTTTCGGCTGAACTTAGAAATATGGTGTATAAAAAAATTCAGTCGTTATCGCTGGATTATCTGAGCAAAAGAAAAACAGGCGACCTCATGAACAGGGTAACAAAGGACACCGAGAGGATAAAGGGATTTATACAAAATCAGGCGGTATTCGGCATAAACCAGATATTGATACTTATAGGTATCTGCATAATACTTTTCGCTACCAACTGGAAACTTGCACTTATGATAATACTGCCGATGCCTGTTGTTATTTTATTTATACGTATAACCTGGAAAAAGGTACATTCGATGCTTCATAAACAGTGGAGGTCGATGGATAAGGCAAATTCGCTCCTTCAGGATATTTTAAGCGGGATAAGGATCGTAAAGTCTTTTGGACAGGAAGAAAAGGAAATAGAAAGGTTTAAGTCGGCGAGCAGAGATTTCGCTGATTGTTCAGGAGGCAACGAAAAATACTTTAATACTATATTTCCGGCGATCAACTATGTAATGGGTGCGGGACAGTTTTTTGTCATGTATTACGGGGGAAAGCTGGTGCTCAAACATGAGATGCAAATAGGAGAACTTGTTCAGTTTACCCAATACGTAGGCATGCTTTATGGTTCGTTGAATTTTATGAGCTTTCTTCCGAGAATGTTTGCCGACGCCATGACTGCAGTCGAAAGGATTTTTGAAATAATAGACGCCGAGCCCGATATCAAAGACAGCAAGGACGCAAAGCATAAAGATATAAAGGGCGAAATTATTTTAAAAAATGTAACATTTGGATACCATTCCTACGAGCCCGTACTTGAGAATATAAACATGGATGTAACTCCCGGAGAGATGATAGGTCTTGTTGGACATTCCGGTGCAGGTAAATCCACCCTTATAAACCTTATAATGAGGCTTTATGATGTGGACGATGGGGAAATACTTATCGATGGGGTTGATATAAAGGATATTTCACAGAAGGATTTAAGGTCGCAGATAGGAGTGGTCCTCCAGGAAAACTTTCTTTTCACGGGTACGATACTGGAAAATATAAGGTACTCGAAACCGAATGCTTCGCTGGAAGAGATAATAACAGCCGCAAAAATTGCAAATGCACACGATTTTATCATAAGATTCCCGGATGGATATGATACAATGGTAGGAGAAAACGGGCATAACCTTTCCGGAGGAGAGAGACAGCGCATTTCAATTGCAAGAGCCATATTGAATAATCCTAAAATACTTATACTCGACGAGGCTACCGCTTCCCTTGATATCGAAGCGGAACAGCAGATACAGGAGGCCCTCGGCAGGCTGGTAAAAGACAGGACAACTTTTGCGATAGCTCACAGGCTTTCAACATTAAAAAATGCCAACAGGCTTCTGGTAATCGATAGAGGTAAACAAGCGGAGATGGGGACTCATGATGAACTGATACGCAAGAAAGGCATATATTACAGGCTTGTAATGGCACAGAGGCAGATGACGAGGGTAAGAAAATAA
- the tyrS gene encoding tyrosine--tRNA ligase: MSNVYETLKERGFIQQATNEDEIRELLDKKKVTFYIGFDPTADSLHIGHFLAMMAMAHMQRAGHRPIALIGGGTAMVGDPTGKTDMRKMLSKDQIRHNAECIKKQLERLVDFSDGRAIIADNGDWLLNLNYVDFLRDIGVYFSVNKMLTAECFKLRLEKGLSFLEFNYMLMQGYDFYQLFKRYGCVLEMGGDDQWSNILAGEDLIRRKEGKSAYGLTFTLLTNSEGKKMGKTVSGAVWLDPSKTSPYEFYQYWRNVDDASVKKCLSLLTFLPMEEVNRLGSLKDQEINEAKKVLAYEVTKLVHGEEEANKARAAAESLFENAGDVKSVPGTVIDIDNLESHSKLLDMLTLTGLTPSKGEARRLIKQGGIYINDERIDDIDRRISKDDFKDGTMMIRKGKKIYFKVTLK, encoded by the coding sequence ATGTCTAACGTATATGAAACACTTAAGGAAAGAGGATTTATTCAGCAAGCTACAAATGAAGATGAAATAAGGGAGTTGCTTGATAAAAAGAAGGTAACTTTTTATATAGGTTTTGATCCTACGGCGGATAGCTTGCATATCGGGCATTTTCTTGCCATGATGGCCATGGCGCATATGCAGAGGGCCGGGCACAGGCCTATAGCACTGATCGGAGGCGGCACTGCAATGGTCGGTGATCCGACGGGCAAAACGGATATGAGGAAAATGCTTTCAAAAGATCAGATAAGGCACAATGCCGAGTGCATAAAAAAACAGCTTGAAAGGCTGGTAGACTTTTCGGATGGGAGAGCTATAATCGCAGATAATGGGGATTGGCTTTTAAATCTCAATTACGTAGATTTTTTAAGGGATATAGGCGTATATTTTTCTGTAAATAAAATGCTTACTGCCGAATGCTTTAAATTAAGGCTTGAAAAGGGACTATCATTTTTGGAATTTAACTACATGCTCATGCAGGGATACGACTTTTATCAACTTTTTAAAAGATATGGATGCGTGCTTGAGATGGGCGGGGATGATCAGTGGTCGAATATACTTGCAGGAGAAGATTTGATAAGAAGAAAAGAAGGAAAGAGTGCATATGGCCTTACATTTACGCTTTTAACAAACAGCGAAGGCAAAAAAATGGGTAAAACCGTTTCAGGAGCAGTGTGGCTGGATCCTTCAAAAACAAGCCCTTATGAATTTTACCAGTACTGGAGAAATGTAGATGACGCCAGTGTCAAAAAATGTCTGTCTCTTTTGACTTTTTTGCCGATGGAAGAAGTAAACAGACTTGGTTCTCTTAAGGATCAGGAGATAAACGAAGCGAAAAAAGTGCTGGCCTACGAAGTTACAAAGCTTGTTCATGGAGAAGAAGAGGCAAATAAAGCGAGAGCTGCCGCAGAATCGCTGTTTGAAAATGCAGGGGATGTTAAATCTGTCCCCGGTACAGTCATAGATATAGATAATCTTGAAAGTCATTCAAAGCTTTTGGATATGCTGACCCTTACAGGTTTGACTCCGTCGAAGGGTGAGGCGAGGCGTCTTATAAAGCAGGGTGGTATTTATATAAATGACGAAAGGATAGACGATATAGACAGAAGAATATCAAAAGATGATTTTAAAGATGGCACCATGATGATAAGAAAGGGCAAAAAAATATACTTTAAGGTTACATTAAAATAA
- a CDS encoding maltose ABC transporter substrate-binding protein, with the protein MKGIKKIVSAACVLALVLGIFTSCGKKDNNTSGKSPAKESKNLIVWSHLTDAEVKALDPIAQEWAKNTGNTVKVQADKGDFQAYLQAANSSKAPDIMFGIAHDNLGTFQKAKLLEEVPDGTINKSDYVQMSLDAVSYDGKMYGIPLSMETYGLFYNTDKVQTPPESTDDLISQGQKLGFQYDINNFYYSYAFIAANGGYVFKTNNGSLDPKDIGLGNDGAVKGYQLIADFIQKYKFMPATIKGDDAKAAFQNKKIAFYISGPWDVQGFKDKGVNFKVVPLPKTNGQPTPSFVGIQAAFVNSKSKNKDAAWDLLKYLIKNSPMPLFKIGNRIPVLNSELDKDEVKSNEIMSAFAEQAKYGTPMPNIPEMAAVWKPVGDNLTLLCAGKSKPADVAKNIVNQVNQGIAQQQK; encoded by the coding sequence ATGAAGGGTATTAAAAAAATAGTTTCTGCAGCGTGTGTTTTAGCATTAGTATTAGGCATTTTTACATCTTGTGGGAAAAAAGATAATAATACTTCTGGAAAATCTCCGGCAAAGGAGAGTAAAAATTTAATTGTTTGGTCCCATCTTACAGATGCGGAAGTAAAAGCATTAGACCCTATTGCACAGGAATGGGCAAAAAATACTGGTAATACCGTAAAAGTACAAGCTGATAAAGGCGATTTTCAGGCATATCTTCAAGCTGCAAACAGCAGTAAGGCACCTGATATAATGTTTGGTATCGCCCATGATAACCTTGGTACATTTCAAAAAGCCAAACTTCTTGAAGAGGTTCCTGACGGAACGATAAATAAATCTGATTATGTACAAATGTCTTTGGATGCTGTTTCTTATGACGGAAAAATGTACGGAATACCATTATCTATGGAAACATATGGACTTTTCTATAACACCGATAAAGTGCAAACGCCTCCAGAATCAACGGATGATCTTATTTCTCAGGGGCAAAAATTAGGTTTCCAGTATGATATAAATAATTTCTATTATTCATATGCATTTATTGCAGCAAATGGCGGATATGTATTCAAGACTAACAATGGTTCCCTCGATCCTAAAGATATAGGTCTTGGAAATGATGGAGCTGTAAAAGGATATCAGCTGATAGCAGATTTTATTCAGAAATATAAGTTTATGCCTGCAACGATTAAGGGAGATGATGCAAAAGCTGCTTTTCAGAATAAAAAGATAGCGTTTTATATAAGCGGCCCTTGGGATGTCCAGGGATTTAAGGATAAGGGAGTGAACTTTAAAGTTGTGCCGCTCCCCAAAACTAACGGACAGCCTACGCCTTCATTTGTTGGAATTCAGGCAGCATTCGTTAATTCAAAATCTAAAAACAAAGATGCAGCATGGGATTTGTTGAAATACCTCATAAAGAATTCACCTATGCCTTTATTTAAGATCGGAAACAGGATACCTGTTTTAAATTCAGAACTTGATAAGGATGAAGTTAAAAGCAATGAAATAATGTCGGCGTTTGCTGAGCAAGCTAAATATGGAACACCTATGCCGAATATACCTGAGATGGCGGCGGTCTGGAAGCCAGTTGGAGATAATCTTACACTTTTATGCGCCGGAAAATCAAAACCAGCTGATGTCGCCAAAAATATTGTCAACCAGGTAAATCAGGGAATTGCACAACAGCAAAAATAG
- a CDS encoding alpha-L-rhamnosidase C-terminal domain-containing protein, producing MYSKDSKWISFKGAPCDIAKIYYFKRIFDAKKGLSLIIRVSADSRYKLYFNGRLVSTGPCKGNEWTTYYETVDLSSYIKDGRNVIAAEVMHLPDVKACNKNNMGLCGVARTSKAAFLLDGVVADQNGTAVEDICTDGKWYVKQVDGIKFISPVSSVYACIFEKVDCNKADINWKKDPTTDGWSSPEILGSSFINRKSSNLCGELTFWYLKERPIPKLYRTKRRFLNVTNTNFGRRDLNGFINDKYELKIPPNKCIFFELDAGELTTGYIRVRLKGGDRSSIKIIYSECYFKCDDGKYKKGIRDDISGVIIGDYDIINVGRRKADYETFWFRTFRFIRVEVKTGADGLTLQRLDYDETGYPLIVKGNYESSDATHTRMWDVSIRTLKRCMHETYEDCPYYEQLQYSMDSRQEILFTYQISNDDRLAQKCIEDFHSSLMPFGLLQSRYPSEIRQIIPGFSLHWIFMLHDYLMYRGDIDFVKKYRPTVDAILGWFDRHLTKQGIVGQTGYWPFVDWVDGWDLNSVPPANRKGPITVYSLMYASALQKAAEIFKVTGRKDVSKEYLLRSRNILNAVKEYCWDNTRGMLKDGPDVYEFSQHTQIWAVLSGLCDRRGAKDLLLRTMKMDIPKASYAMSFYLFRALEIAGLYDRMDELLDKWRDLLDLNLTTWVEDPVNQRSDCHGWGALPLYEFPAVILGVKPKDAGYKVINISPHICNLKYAKGHVCTKFGMVFVSWNIDKNRFYIKITSPANIEKEIILPDGKHEKSYNAKISLECDLI from the coding sequence GTGTATTCAAAGGATTCAAAATGGATAAGCTTTAAGGGCGCACCTTGCGATATCGCAAAGATATACTATTTTAAAAGGATTTTTGACGCGAAAAAGGGCTTAAGTCTTATAATAAGGGTTAGTGCGGACAGCAGGTATAAGCTGTATTTCAATGGAAGACTTGTATCGACGGGGCCGTGCAAAGGAAATGAGTGGACAACCTATTATGAAACAGTCGATCTTTCTTCATATATTAAGGACGGGAGAAATGTTATTGCTGCAGAAGTTATGCACCTGCCGGATGTGAAGGCCTGCAATAAAAATAACATGGGGCTGTGTGGAGTTGCAAGGACTTCAAAGGCAGCTTTTCTGCTTGATGGTGTGGTTGCAGATCAAAATGGCACGGCAGTTGAAGATATCTGCACCGATGGGAAATGGTATGTGAAGCAGGTGGACGGGATTAAGTTTATTTCCCCTGTATCGAGTGTATATGCATGCATTTTTGAAAAAGTGGATTGTAATAAGGCAGATATAAACTGGAAAAAGGATCCAACCACCGACGGGTGGTCAAGCCCCGAAATACTTGGCAGCTCATTTATAAATCGAAAATCTTCAAACCTCTGTGGCGAGTTGACGTTTTGGTACCTTAAGGAAAGGCCCATACCCAAGCTGTATAGGACCAAAAGGAGATTTTTAAATGTTACGAATACCAACTTTGGCAGAAGAGACTTGAACGGTTTTATAAATGATAAATATGAATTAAAGATTCCTCCTAATAAATGTATTTTTTTTGAATTGGATGCAGGTGAACTTACCACGGGATATATTAGAGTAAGGCTTAAAGGCGGAGATAGGAGCAGCATAAAGATAATATATTCCGAATGCTATTTTAAGTGTGACGATGGCAAGTATAAAAAGGGAATCAGGGATGACATAAGCGGAGTAATCATCGGCGATTACGATATAATAAACGTTGGTCGGCGGAAGGCAGACTATGAAACATTTTGGTTCCGGACATTCAGATTTATACGCGTTGAGGTTAAAACCGGAGCCGATGGGCTTACGCTTCAAAGATTGGATTATGATGAGACAGGATATCCCTTAATTGTGAAGGGAAACTATGAATCTTCCGATGCGACCCACACCAGGATGTGGGATGTAAGCATAAGGACATTGAAGAGGTGCATGCACGAAACATATGAGGATTGCCCATACTATGAGCAGCTTCAATATTCTATGGACAGCAGGCAGGAAATATTATTTACATATCAGATATCAAATGACGACAGGTTGGCCCAAAAGTGCATAGAAGATTTTCATAGTTCCCTTATGCCTTTCGGACTTCTGCAATCGAGGTATCCGAGTGAAATAAGGCAGATAATCCCGGGATTCTCGCTACACTGGATCTTCATGCTTCACGATTATCTTATGTATCGTGGCGATATCGATTTTGTAAAGAAATACAGGCCGACAGTGGATGCAATATTGGGATGGTTTGACAGGCACCTGACAAAGCAGGGTATAGTCGGACAAACAGGATACTGGCCCTTTGTGGACTGGGTTGACGGATGGGATTTAAATAGCGTGCCTCCTGCAAACAGGAAAGGGCCTATTACAGTGTACAGCCTCATGTATGCATCAGCACTCCAAAAGGCCGCTGAGATATTTAAAGTTACGGGAAGAAAAGATGTTTCAAAGGAATATTTGCTAAGAAGCAGAAATATATTGAATGCTGTAAAAGAATATTGCTGGGACAATACAAGGGGAATGCTTAAAGATGGCCCTGATGTTTATGAATTCAGCCAGCATACGCAGATATGGGCCGTGCTTTCTGGGCTTTGCGACAGGCGGGGTGCTAAAGATTTGCTGCTTCGGACAATGAAAATGGATATTCCGAAAGCATCCTATGCCATGTCCTTCTATCTTTTCAGGGCTCTTGAAATAGCCGGACTTTATGATAGGATGGATGAACTTCTGGATAAGTGGAGAGATCTTCTGGATTTGAACCTTACAACCTGGGTTGAAGACCCTGTAAATCAGAGAAGTGATTGCCACGGCTGGGGCGCACTGCCTCTTTATGAATTTCCAGCGGTTATCCTCGGTGTGAAGCCGAAAGACGCAGGATATAAAGTAATAAATATATCTCCCCATATATGCAATTTGAAATATGCAAAGGGGCATGTTTGTACTAAATTCGGTATGGTTTTTGTAAGCTGGAATATAGACAAGAACAGGTTTTATATAAAAATAACTTCACCCGCTAATATAGAAAAGGAAATAATATTGCCGGATGGAAAACATGAAAAATCATATAATGCTAAGATTTCATTAGAATGCGATTTAATATAG